CGGCCATGAGCGAGATGTGGAAGTCGTAGCCGTTCGTGCGCAGGTTGAGGATGTCGAACGTGCCCATCGCCGGCCAGCCGTCCTTGTCGGCGAACGCGATCGGGATCAGCCCGTCGGCCTTCATCTTCCTGGCCAGCGCGGTGAACTCGTCGAGCGTGGCCGGCGGCTCGTACCCCTTGTCCTGCCAGAGGCTCCTGCGGTAGAAGACCGCCCACGGATAGTAGGTGAACGGGATGAAGTACTGCTTGCCGTCCACGCCGGTCGACTGGTCCTTGAACGCCTGGGTGTAGTTGCCGCCGATCTCCTGCCACACGTCGGAGATGTCGACCGCCAGCCCCTGCTCGGCGAAGAACTGCATGCGGTAGCCCGCGAACCAGGTGAACACGTCGTCGGGCGTGCCGCGCAGGTAGCGGTTGATGTTCTCCTGGAACGTGTTGTGGTCGACGGTGTTGATCTTCGTGGTGGCCTGGGTGAAGCCCTTGACCACGGTTTCGAGGGTCTTCTTCGGGATCTCGTCGGAGGCGTTCGAGCCGATCGTGACCGTGCCGAGGTCGCCGCCCGTGCCGCCGGGCGCGGGGGCGGGGCTGCCGGAGCCGCACCCGGCCAGGACCGCCGGGACGCCGAACGCGGCGGCGGTGCCGAGCAGGAGATGGCGGCGTGAGATCGGCGGCCGTTGGTTCATGGTGGATTCCTCCTTGCCGGACCCGTCAGAATCCCCCGAGTTCGCTCACCTTCCCCCATCGAAAAGCCAACATTTCGGACTGTCAACGCACGAAATCCGGCATCATCGTGCGGTGCCCACGCCATCGCCGACCTGGCCTGGCGATATGGGCCTGACGATATGGGCCTGGCAGGGGGCGGCGCCGCCCCCTGAGTCGTCGAGCCCGGCCCGGGGCGGCGGGCCGCCGCCCGCCCCGCAGCCCTCACCGAGCGGCGCGGGAGAGCCGCTCGTACTGGTCGTCCGTCAACGTGATCGACAGAGCGGACACGTTCTCCTCCAGATGGGCGATCGACGACGTCCCGGGGATGGGGATCACCGTGGGGGAGCGGCGCAGCAGCCAGGCCAGCGACGCCTGCGCCGCCGTGACCCCGATCTCGCCCGCCACCTCCGCCAGCGGGCTGCCCGGCCCGGCGTGCGAGCCGGCCGCGAACGGGAACCACGGCAGGAACGCGATCCCGCGCTCGGCCGTGTAGTCCACGACGGGGTCGTGCTCGCGGGTGCTCAGGTTGTACAGGTTCTGGACGCTCGCGATGGGCGTGATCTCCGCGGCCTGGCGCAGCTCGTCCACGCCCACCTCGGAGAGCCCGAGGTGGCGCACCTTGCCCTCGTCCCTGAGCTGCTTGAGCGCGCCGATCTGGTCCGCCAGCGGGTACGCGGGGTCGATGCGGTGCAACTGGAGGAGGTCGATGCGCTCCACGCGCAACCGGCGCAGCGCCAGCTCCGCCTGCTGGCGCAGGTAGGCCGGGTGGCCGTGGGTGACCCATTCGGTGGGCGACGGGCGCAGCACGCCGACCTTGGTGGCGATCGTCAATTCGCCCGCGTACGGGTGCAGCGCCTCGGCGATCAGCTCCTCGTTGGCGCCCAGGGCGTAGGCGTCGGCCGTGTCGAACAGCTCGACCCCCAGCTCGGCGGCCCTGCGCAGGAGCGCGATCGCGCCCGCCCGGTCGGCCGGGGGACGCCAGATGTGCGCCTCGGCGGCGGACAAGGCAGGCTCGGGGCCGTCGGCCAGCCGCATCGCGCCGTAGCCGATCCGGCTCACCTTGAGGTCGCCACCGAGGAAAAAGGACTCAGGTACTGGAATTTCGCTCATGGCCGTAACGCTAGGACTTCACATAGATGTGAGATTCAAGCCGCCAGGCTGTGAGGAGCGTCACATGAGGATCGGGGGTTGTCGCGGGAGACCGGCGTCAGCCCGAGGCTGCTGCGTTACTACGAGGAGCAGGGCCTGCTCACCTCCCACCGCGGGGAGGGCGGCCACCGGCGCTACGACCAGGACGCTCCCACGGTCGTCCGCCGGATCCGCACGCTGCTCGCCGCAGGGCTGCCGACCAAGGTCATCAGGGACGTGCTGCCGTGCGCGTCCGGCTCGGGCGAGGTGCTCGACGCCTGCACGCTGGGG
The nucleotide sequence above comes from Nonomuraea gerenzanensis. Encoded proteins:
- a CDS encoding ABC transporter substrate-binding protein; amino-acid sequence: MNQRPPISRRHLLLGTAAAFGVPAVLAGCGSGSPAPAPGGTGGDLGTVTIGSNASDEIPKKTLETVVKGFTQATTKINTVDHNTFQENINRYLRGTPDDVFTWFAGYRMQFFAEQGLAVDISDVWQEIGGNYTQAFKDQSTGVDGKQYFIPFTYYPWAVFYRRSLWQDKGYEPPATLDEFTALARKMKADGLIPIAFADKDGWPAMGTFDILNLRTNGYDFHISLMAGKESWTDPKVKQVFETWRGLMQYHQPAALGRTWQEAGQSLAQKKTGMYLLGMFVAQQFPEADRDDLDFFTFPEINPAYGTDSIDAPIDGYMISAKARNADGAKALLKHFAQPSSQNIATGLDPGTLAAGSKADTSGYSALQKRGAELVSKATHIAQFLDRDTRPDFASTVMIPSLQSFVSEPEQIDPLLASIEKQKANIFR
- a CDS encoding aldo/keto reductase: MSEIPVPESFFLGGDLKVSRIGYGAMRLADGPEPALSAAEAHIWRPPADRAGAIALLRRAAELGVELFDTADAYALGANEELIAEALHPYAGELTIATKVGVLRPSPTEWVTHGHPAYLRQQAELALRRLRVERIDLLQLHRIDPAYPLADQIGALKQLRDEGKVRHLGLSEVGVDELRQAAEITPIASVQNLYNLSTREHDPVVDYTAERGIAFLPWFPFAAGSHAGPGSPLAEVAGEIGVTAAQASLAWLLRRSPTVIPIPGTSSIAHLEENVSALSITLTDDQYERLSRAAR
- a CDS encoding MerR family transcriptional regulator, producing MSRETGVSPRLLRYYEEQGLLTSHRGEGGHRRYDQDAPTVVRRIRTLLAAGLPTKVIRDVLPCASGSGEVLDACTLGHLRERLAGLEEQLAEIQRTRDSLAALVAGTEGTTEQAAARAA